DNA from Parvularcula marina:
GTTTTCATCCGTGCACGGGCAACAACACCGCCCTCTGCTTCGTCGAAGACAGCGTCTGGCACGATGATCTCGACACTTTCTGGCGAGATGTGGCCGTCGATATTCGAGACGACATAGGTCTGAACCGCTGCCGTGATCAGGTCCTGCCCGCCGAGCAATCGGGCGCGCTCTATACCGTCGGAGAGAACAGTACGGAGTTGCGATTGCGCTGAAGAATATCGGGCAAAATCGACCGCACTGAATACGAGACCGAACAATGGAACCGCGACGACAGCAGCCATCAACGTGACATTCGCACGTCTCTCATCCCAAATTTTTCCCAGTGACCAATACACGGTCGACTCCACCACAGAACATAACCCGCGGGGATAATCTCAAAGAAAGGGTAATAGCCGGTAAAGAACGGCTGCTTTTAGTCTATTTAATAAAACTCTCTTTATTAAGCTTAATATTGGATAACCAATAATACCACATACTGCTCAATAATTTTGTAGCGCCGGTAATATTC
Protein-coding regions in this window:
- a CDS encoding TadE/TadG family type IV pilus assembly protein, producing the protein MAAVVAVPLFGLVFSAVDFARYSSAQSQLRTVLSDGIERARLLGGQDLITAAVQTYVVSNIDGHISPESVEIIVPDAVFDEAEGGVVARARMKTQFLRYIGIESLELSETVPAHFAPDLLIDITISALPTSGSVSCPVLGEGAAT